The Actinocorallia herbida DNA window TGGCCTACATGCGCGGCCGGACCCTGAACGACTCCTTCATCATCCTGGACGAGGCGCAGAACACCTCGCCGGAGCAGATGAAGATGTTCCTGACCCGGCTCGGCTTCGGCTCCAAGATCGTGGTGACGGGCGACGTCACCCAGGTGGACCTGCCGTCCGGCGCGCGCAGCGGCCTCGCGGTCGTCCAGGACATCCTGGAGGGCATCGATGACATCTACTTCTGCCGCCTTTCCAGCGGCGACGTGGTCCGGCACCGGCTGGTCACGGACATCGTCGACGCGTACGAGCGGTTCGACGCGGCCGAGGAGTCGGTCGCGGGCCGTCCGCAGCGCCGGGAGCGGGGACGCCGATGAGCATCGAGGTGCTGAACGAGTCGTCGGCCACGGCCGACGAGGTGGCGCTGGTGGCGCTGGCCAGGCACGTCCTGGACGCCATGCGCATCCATCCGCAGGCGGAGCTGTCGATCCTCATGGTCGACGAGCCCGCGATGCACGAGCTCAACCAGAAGTGGATGGGCGAGGACAAGCCGACCGACGTCCTGGCCTTCCCGATGGACGAGCTGAGGCCCGGCCATCTGTCGGGCGGCAGCGAGGACGGCACGGCCGATCCGGGGTTGCTGGGCGACGTGGTGCTGTGCCCGGCGGTCGCCGAGCGCCAGGCCAAGGCGGCCGGCCACTCCACCCAGGACGAGATGGAGCTGCTGTGCGCGCACGGCATCCTGCATCTGCTGGGCTATGACCACGCCGAACCCGAGGAGCACGCCGAGATGTTCGGCCTCCAGGGCAAGCTGCTGGCGAGCTGGCGGGAGTCGCGCTGAACGTCCAGCTGTGGATGATCACCCTCAGCGTGCTGCTGGTGGTCTTCGCGGGGCTGTTCGCGAGTGCGGAGACGGCGCTGTCCCGGGTCTCCCGGGTGCGGGTCACCGAGCTGGACTCGGCGAAGCTGTCGGCCGTGGTGGCCGATCCTGCCCCTTATGTCAGTCTGCTCCTGCTGCTGCGGACGTCGTGCGAGCTGACGGCCACGGTGATCGTGGCCGACCTGTGCATCGGCTGGCTCGACGAGACCTGGCGTGCCTACGCCGCGGCCGCGCTGATCATGATCCTGGTGAGTTTCACCCTCGTCGGCGTCGGCCCGCGCACCCTGGCCATCCAGCACGCCGACCGGGTCGCGCTGGCCGGCGCGGTGATCATCCACCCGGTGGCCAGGGTGCTCGGCCCGCTGGTGCGGCTGCTCATCCTGCTCGGCAACGCCCTCACCCCCGGCAAGGGCTTCCGCGAGGGCCCGTTCGCCACCGAGGCGGAGCTGCGCGACCTCGTCGACCTCGCCGAGCAGCGCAGCCTCATCGAGCCGGACGAGCGCGAGATGATCCACTCGGTGTTCGAGCTGGGCGACACGGTGGTGCGCGAGGTGATGGTGCCGCGCACCGACATCGTGTTCATCGAGCGGGAGAAGACGCTGCGGCAGGTGCTGTCGCTGTCCCTGCGCTCGGGTTTCTCGCGCATCCCGGTGACCGGCGAGAACGAGGACGACGTCGTGGGCGTCGCGTACCTCAAGGACGTCATCCGCCGCCTGCACGAGTCGGGCGAGAACGCCTCGGCCGAGCGCGTCTCCACGCTGATGCGCGAGCCCGCGTTCGTCCCCGACTCCAAGCCCATCGACGACCTCCTGCGCGAGATGCAGGCCGAGCACACCCACGTCGCGGTCGTCATCGACGAGTACGGCGGCACCGCGGGCCTGGTCACGATCGAGGACATCCTCGAGGAGATCGTCGGGGAGATCGCCGACGAGTACGACAACGAGGCCCCCCGGGTGGAGCACCTGGACGGCGGGTCGGTCCGGGTGACCGCGCGGATGGGCGTGGAGGAACTCGCGGAGCTGACCGGCGCCCCCATCGAGGAGGAGGACGTCGAGACCGTCGGCGGCCTGCTCGCGCACGCGCTCGGCAGGGTCGCGATCGCCGGGTCGACCGCCGAGGTGGCGGGGCTGCGGCTGACCGCGGAGAGCCTCGCGGGGCGGCGCAACCGCATCTCCACGGTCCTCGTCGAGCGCCTGGCGCCGCCCCCCGAGGATTGACGCGCCGGACCTCCGGGAACGCTTCCGCTCGCCGTCGGGAGAATTTCGGGGGGATATCCCATGGGTCGGTTCGCTTGCCTTGCCGTGTGCGCGGTCACGGCGCTCTGCGCCGCGGGGTGCGGGACGCGGACGGCGGCGCCGGTGCGCGCGGCGGCGCCGATGCCCGCGCTGCTGACGGCCGCGGACCTGCCCGCCGGGTACCTGCCCGCCGCGGCCCATGACGTGTTCGGCGGGATCGCGCCGCTCGACCGTGACTGCGCCGCGCTGCTCGGTCTCGCCGACGGCCGCGGTCTGCGCCCGTCCGCGCCCGCCGACGTAGCGGTCTTCTACCAGCTGAGTCCCGGCGCGACGCTGGCCCAGCGGGTCGTGCGCCTCGGCGACCGGGACGCGGTCCGGGCCGTCGCCGGCGCGCGGCGGCTCATCGAGGGGTGCGCGGAGATCGAGGCGCCCGCGGGCGAGGGCATGCTCGGCCTGCGCCGCGTGGAGCTCGCCGTCCCCCGGCTGAACGACGCCGACACCGCTGCCGCCGCCTACCGGGAGGAGGCCGCCGACGGCGCCCGGATGACGTACGAGCTGGTCGCGCACCGTGTCGGGGGCGTCCTGCTGCTGGTGGCGGGGCCCGCGATGCTGCGCGAGGGCCAGAGCGGCCCGGTGGCCCACGCGGCGGAGGTGGCGGCGGCCCGGTTGGCGCGAACCACTAAAGTGAGCCCGTGAATCCCGAGGACGAGAAGCTCATCAAGCTCGCACGCGCCACCCGCGCCCGCAACGGCGCCGAGGAAGGCGCCGCGGTCCGCGACGAGACCGGCCGCACCTACACCGCGTCGACCGTCGCCCTGCCCAGCCTGGCCCTGACCGCGCTGCAGACCGCCGTCGCGATGGCCGTCGCGAGCGGCGCCGAGTCGCTGGAGGCCGCGGTGGTCGTGACCCCCGCGGGCTCCCCCGACATCGCCGCGGTCCGCGACCTCGCCCAGGACGCCCCCGTCCTCGTCTGCGCCCTCGACGGATCGGTCCGCGAGACCCTCTGACGGCCTCGCGAGCGCCGTTCGCAAGTGCGGGCCAAACGACGCGCAAGCCCCTTCTCGCACAGTGGTCCCCGATGAGGATCACCAGAGAAGGGGACCGGGATGTCGCGTTTGCTGTACCGCCTGGGAGGGTCCGCCGCACGGCGGCCCTGGCGGATGATCGGGCTGTGGTTGGCGGCCGTCGCCGTGTTCAGCGGGCTTGCCGCGGGCTTCGGTGGCGCGCTCCACGACGATTACACGCTGGAGGGCACGGGCTCGCAGCAGGCCACCGACCTTCTGCGCGAGCACTTCCCGCTGATGGCCGGGGCGGACGCCCGGGTCGTGGTGCGCGGGGACGGGCCGCTGGACACCGCGGCGGTGGCCGCGGCCGGCACGCGGATCGCCGGGCTGCCCCGCGTCGCGGGGGTGGAGGACCCGCGCATGAGCGCGGACGGCCGCACCGCCCTCATCACGGTCCGCTACGACAGGGCGGTGACCGAGCTGGCGCCGAAGAAGGACCTCGCCCTGCTGGAGGAGGCCGCGCGGGTCCCGGGCGCCCGGTCGGAGTTCGGCGGCCAGGTGCCGGAGAACGTCTCGGCACCTGGCGGACTGTCCGAGGCGCTCGGCGTCACCGCCGCGCTGGTCGTGCTGTTCCTGGCGTTCGGCTCGGTCATCGCGGCGGGGCTGCCGCTGGCCGTCGCGCTCACCGGGCTCGGCGTGGGCGTCTCGGGCATCACGGTGCTCGCCGCCTTCATCGACGTGAGCACGACGACCCCGACCCTCGCCGTCATGATCGGGCTCGGGGTCGGGATCGACTACGCGCTCTTCGTGCTCACCCGGTTCCGGGAGAACCTCGCGGAGGGGATGGCCGTGCCGGAGGCCGTCGCGTCCGCCGCCGCCACCGCGGGCCGGTCGGTGCTCTTCGCGGGGCTGACCGTGCTGTTCGCCCTGTGCGGGCTGGCGTTCGCGGGGCTGCCCGTGTTCGTCACGATGGGGTACGCGACCGGGCTCGTGGTCGCCGCGACCATGGCGTCGGCGCTCACCCTGCTGCCCGCGCTGCTCGGCCTGGCCGGGCGCCGGGTGCTGCGCCGCCGCGAGCGCAGGGGCGCGGCCGTCGCGGTCGCCTCGCCGCGGATCGCGGCCTGGGCGGCGCGGGTCGGGCGGCGTCCGCTGCCGTGGCTGCTCGCCGCGCTGACCCTGCTGCTCGCGCTCGCCGCGCCGACCCTCGCGCTGCGCAACTGGCCGAGTGACGCGAGTTCCGAGCCGACCTCCGCCACGGTCCGGCAGGCCTACGACCTCATCGCCGACGCCTACGGGCCCGGCGCGAACGGCCCGCTCGTGGTGGCGCTCGACCTGGGCGAGGGCGCCGACCCCGCCGCGGTCCGCGACCGGCTCGCCGGGCTGCCGGGCGTGGCCGCGGCGGCCGAACCCGTGGTCTCGCCGGACGGGGCGGCCGCCGCCCTCACCGTCATCCCGCGGTTCGGTCCGCAGGACGAGCGGGTGGCGCCGCTCGTCGACGCGATCCGGGCCCAGGTGCGGCCGGAAGGCGGCGAGGTCACCGGGCTCACCGCCGCCTACCGCGACATCAGTGAGCTGATCATGGACCGGCTGCCGGTCGTCGTCCTCGTCGTCGTCGGGACGTCCTGCGCGCTGCTGCTGCTGGTGTTCCGGTCGATCGCGGTGCCGCTCAAGGCCGCGGTGATGAACCTGCTGTCGGTCGGCGCGGCCTACGGGGTCGTCACCGCGCTGTTCCAGTGGGGCTGGGGCGCCTCGGCGCTGGGCCTGCCGCACGGCGTGCCGGTCTCCAGCTACGTGCTCCCGCTGATGTTCGCGGTGCTGTTCGGGGTCTCGATGGACTACGAGGTGTTCCTGCTGTCGCGGGTGCGCGAGGAGTACGAGCGGACCGGCGACGCGCGCGGCTCGGTCGTCGCGGGCCTCGCCTCGACGGGCCGGATCATCACCAGCGCGGCCCTCATCATGATCGCGGTGTTCGCGGGCTTCATGCTCGACCCCGCGGTGCTCATCAAGCAGATGGGCGTCGGCCTGGCGGTCGCCGTCGCGGTCGACGCGACCCTGGTCCGGCTGGTCCTCGTGCCCGCGACGATGGCCCTGCTCGGCCGTGCCAACTGGTGGCTTCCCGGTCCGCTGGCCCGGGTCCTGCCGGCCGTCCGCCCGCGGGCCGCCGAGAAGGACGGCGACGCACTGGAGCTCGTCGGCTGACCCGCGTTCCGAGCCTGCCCCGCTCCCGCGTCCACGCGGGAGCGGCAGCGGGGGTTCGTGGCGGTTTATCATGCCTCGAAATGGTGGAGATTCGAGCTTTGGGCGCCCTTGAGGCGCGGGTCGGCGGACTCGCCGCAGACCTCGGGGGGACACGTCAGCGGGCCGTCCTCGCGCGGCTGCTCGCGGCGCGGGGCCGCATGGTGCCGGTGGACCGGCTGATCGAGGACCTGTGGCCTGGGGAGGCGCCGCCGCGGGCCCTGGCGGGGGTGCAGGCGTTCGTGTCGCATCTGCGCCGGGCGCTGGAGCCGGACCGGGCGCCGCGGACGCCGGCGGGGGTGCTGGTGACCCGGGCGCCGGGGTACGCGCTGGCGCTGGACGAGGCCGCCGTCGACGTGTGGCGGTTCGAGGGGCTCGTGGCGCGCGCCGCGGATCCGGCGGAGGCGCGGGCGTGCGCCGAGGCGGCGCTGGCGCTGTGGCGCGGTCCGGCCTACGCGGAGTTCGCCGATCTGCCCTGGGCCGAGGCCGAGGCGGCGCGGCTCGACGCGCTGCGGCTCACCGCGGTCGAACGGCGGGCCGCGGCGATGCTGGACGACGGCTCGGCGGCGCAGGCGCTGCCCGACCTCGAGGCGTACACCGCCGAGCATCCGCTGCGCGAGGAGCTGTGGCGGCTGTTCGCGCTCGGGCTCTACCGGGTGGGCCGCCAGGCCGACGCGCTCGCCGCGCTGCGCAAGGTGCGGACCCTGCTCGACGACGAACTCGGCGTCGATCCCGGCCCGGCGCTCCAGCGGCTGGAGCACGACATCCTCCGGCAGGACGACGGCCTCACGCCCGTCGCGCCGCCGCGGCCTTCGCCTCCCGTTAGGACCGGACTCGCGCCGACCGGGCTTGCGCAGACCGAACTCGCGCAGACCGAACTCGCGCCGACCGGACTCGCGCAGGACGCCTCCGGGCAGGACGGGGTCGAGCCGCTGGTCGGCCGAGAGGACGAGGTCGCCGGGGCGCTGGCGGCCGTCCGGGACGGGCGCAGGATCGTGCTCGTGTCGGGGGAGGCGGGCGCGGGGAAGACGGCGTTCGCGGACCGGATCTGCCGGGAGCTGGAGGGCGAGGGCTGGCGGCGGGCCCAAGGCCGGACGCCCGAGGTGGACGGCGCCCCCGCGGCATGGGCGTGGGCCGAGCTGCTGCGCGCCCTGCACGCGGTCCGGCCGGCGCCGGACGCGCTGGCCCCGATGCTCGACGACGCGGCGCCCGCCCCGCAGGGCGACCCGTCCGTCGCCAGGTTCCGGCTGCACCGGGCCATCGGCGCCTACCTCGCCGAGATCGCCGCCGACGCCCCGCTCGTGGTCGTCCTGGAGGACCTGCACAGGGCCGACACCGAGACCCTGGGCCTGCTCGCGGGGCTGCCCGAGCGGGTGCCCGGCGTCCTGTTCGTCGGCACGTTCCGCTCGACCGAGCCGAGCGAGCCGCTGGCCGACGCGCTCGCCGCGCTGGCCAGGCACGAGCCCGTCCGGGTCGCCCTCGACGGCCTGCGCCCCGACGCCGTCGCCGAGATCGTCGGCAGGGTGTGCCGCAGGGAGGTCGATCCCGGCACGCTCGCCGCGGTCGCCGAGCGCACCGCGGGCAACCCGTTCTTCGTGCGGGAGACCGCCCGCCTCCTCGACGCCGAAGGCCCGGACGCCGCCCTGCGCGAGGTGCCCTCCGGCGTCGGCGACGTGCTGCGCAGGCGGGTCGCGCGGCTGCCCGCCACGGCCGCGACCGTGCTGCGGACCGCCTCGGTGCTGGGCCGCGAGGTGGACGCCGAGGTGCTCATGCGGGTGTGCGCGCTGGAGGAGGACGCCGTCCTCGACGCCCTGGAGGCCGCGCTCATCACCGGTCTGATCACCGAGGACGAGTCGGGCCCGCGCTTCGCGCACGTCCTCGTGCGCGACACCCTCTACGGCGAGCTGTCGCGGCTGCGCAGGGCCCGCGTGCACGGCAGGGTCGCCGACGCGCTGGAGGAGCTGCGGCCCGCCGACAGCGCGGCCCTCGCGCACCACCACCTCGCCGCCGGGACCCGGCTGGACCGGGCCGTCGTGCACGCCTCGCGCGCCGCCGCCGCGGCCGAGACCCGCTTCGCGCACCGCGCGGCGGTCGACCTGTGGGAGAGCGCCCTGGAGGCGCACACCCGGATCGACGGGGACGTCTCGGGCCGGATGGAGCTCATGGCCCGGCTCGTCCGCGCGCTGGTCCTGTCCGGCGACGTGATGAAGGCCAGGATCCGCCGCGAGGAGGCCGTCCCCGCGCTGGCGGAGCTCGCCGGTGCGGGACCCGCCGACGCGGAGCTCGCCGCCCGCGTCCTCACCGCCTTCGACACCCCGATGCTGTGGGCCAACCGGCCTTACGGGCTGCGCGACGACGGCCTCATCGCGACCATGGAGGCGGTGCTCGAACGGCTGCCGCGCGGCGAGACCCGGGCCAGGCTCCTCACCTCGATCGCGCTGGAGCTCGACGGCGACGACTCGGGCCGGGGCGGCCTGGCCGCGGAGGAGGCGGTGGCGCTCGCCCGCGATCTCGGCGGCGGCGAGGTCCTGGTGCACGCGCTGAACGGCCTGTTCAACAACCGGTACCGGGGCGCGGCGGACGTGACCGCGCGCGAGGAGATAGGCCGGGAGATGCTGGCGCTCGCCGAGCGGCACTCGCTCGGCGTGTATGCGGCGCTGAGCCATCTGTCGCTGCACCAGAACGCGTGCTGCCGCCTGGACTTCGCGGCCTCCGCCGAGCTGCACGCGCGGGGCGTGGAGCTGGCCCGCCGCTACGAGCTGCCGCTGCTGCTCAACCTGTCGGCGTGGCGTGGGTGCCTCGTCCTCACCCTCGACGGTCGCTTCGAGGAGGCGGCGGCCCAGGCCGCGGCCGTGGTCCAGGGCATGGCCGGGACCAGCTCCTTCGGCGCGGAGTCGGCCATCGCCTGGTGCGTCCGGTTCGCCGTCATGTTCGCGCAGGACCGGCTGCCCGAACTCGTCGAGGAGTCGGAGCTGCTGTGGCTGAACTGGCCGCACGGCGCGGCCTGCGACGCCTACGCGCTGACGCTCGCGGCCGCGGGCAGGGCCGCCGAGGCCAGGGAGGTCTTCACGCGGATCCCGCCGATCCGCCGCGACTACCTCTTCGACCTGCACATGACGATCCGGGCGCTGGCCGCCGTCGCGGTCGGTGACGCCGAGACGGCGGAGGACGCCTACCGGCTGCTCCTGCCCTACGCGGACGGCTTCGTGGGCACCTTCACCACGGCCGTCGCCATCTGCCCGGTCCCGTGGGTGCTCGGTGAGGCGGCCTCCTTCC harbors:
- a CDS encoding hemolysin family protein, whose amino-acid sequence is MITLSVLLVVFAGLFASAETALSRVSRVRVTELDSAKLSAVVADPAPYVSLLLLLRTSCELTATVIVADLCIGWLDETWRAYAAAALIMILVSFTLVGVGPRTLAIQHADRVALAGAVIIHPVARVLGPLVRLLILLGNALTPGKGFREGPFATEAELRDLVDLAEQRSLIEPDEREMIHSVFELGDTVVREVMVPRTDIVFIEREKTLRQVLSLSLRSGFSRIPVTGENEDDVVGVAYLKDVIRRLHESGENASAERVSTLMREPAFVPDSKPIDDLLREMQAEHTHVAVVIDEYGGTAGLVTIEDILEEIVGEIADEYDNEAPRVEHLDGGSVRVTARMGVEELAELTGAPIEEEDVETVGGLLAHALGRVAIAGSTAEVAGLRLTAESLAGRRNRISTVLVERLAPPPED
- a CDS encoding MMPL family transporter, producing the protein MSRLLYRLGGSAARRPWRMIGLWLAAVAVFSGLAAGFGGALHDDYTLEGTGSQQATDLLREHFPLMAGADARVVVRGDGPLDTAAVAAAGTRIAGLPRVAGVEDPRMSADGRTALITVRYDRAVTELAPKKDLALLEEAARVPGARSEFGGQVPENVSAPGGLSEALGVTAALVVLFLAFGSVIAAGLPLAVALTGLGVGVSGITVLAAFIDVSTTTPTLAVMIGLGVGIDYALFVLTRFRENLAEGMAVPEAVASAAATAGRSVLFAGLTVLFALCGLAFAGLPVFVTMGYATGLVVAATMASALTLLPALLGLAGRRVLRRRERRGAAVAVASPRIAAWAARVGRRPLPWLLAALTLLLALAAPTLALRNWPSDASSEPTSATVRQAYDLIADAYGPGANGPLVVALDLGEGADPAAVRDRLAGLPGVAAAAEPVVSPDGAAAALTVIPRFGPQDERVAPLVDAIRAQVRPEGGEVTGLTAAYRDISELIMDRLPVVVLVVVGTSCALLLLVFRSIAVPLKAAVMNLLSVGAAYGVVTALFQWGWGASALGLPHGVPVSSYVLPLMFAVLFGVSMDYEVFLLSRVREEYERTGDARGSVVAGLASTGRIITSAALIMIAVFAGFMLDPAVLIKQMGVGLAVAVAVDATLVRLVLVPATMALLGRANWWLPGPLARVLPAVRPRAAEKDGDALELVG
- the ybeY gene encoding rRNA maturation RNase YbeY; this encodes MSIEVLNESSATADEVALVALARHVLDAMRIHPQAELSILMVDEPAMHELNQKWMGEDKPTDVLAFPMDELRPGHLSGGSEDGTADPGLLGDVVLCPAVAERQAKAAGHSTQDEMELLCAHGILHLLGYDHAEPEEHAEMFGLQGKLLASWRESR
- a CDS encoding AfsR/SARP family transcriptional regulator, producing the protein MVEIRALGALEARVGGLAADLGGTRQRAVLARLLAARGRMVPVDRLIEDLWPGEAPPRALAGVQAFVSHLRRALEPDRAPRTPAGVLVTRAPGYALALDEAAVDVWRFEGLVARAADPAEARACAEAALALWRGPAYAEFADLPWAEAEAARLDALRLTAVERRAAAMLDDGSAAQALPDLEAYTAEHPLREELWRLFALGLYRVGRQADALAALRKVRTLLDDELGVDPGPALQRLEHDILRQDDGLTPVAPPRPSPPVRTGLAPTGLAQTELAQTELAPTGLAQDASGQDGVEPLVGREDEVAGALAAVRDGRRIVLVSGEAGAGKTAFADRICRELEGEGWRRAQGRTPEVDGAPAAWAWAELLRALHAVRPAPDALAPMLDDAAPAPQGDPSVARFRLHRAIGAYLAEIAADAPLVVVLEDLHRADTETLGLLAGLPERVPGVLFVGTFRSTEPSEPLADALAALARHEPVRVALDGLRPDAVAEIVGRVCRREVDPGTLAAVAERTAGNPFFVRETARLLDAEGPDAALREVPSGVGDVLRRRVARLPATAATVLRTASVLGREVDAEVLMRVCALEEDAVLDALEAALITGLITEDESGPRFAHVLVRDTLYGELSRLRRARVHGRVADALEELRPADSAALAHHHLAAGTRLDRAVVHASRAAAAAETRFAHRAAVDLWESALEAHTRIDGDVSGRMELMARLVRALVLSGDVMKARIRREEAVPALAELAGAGPADAELAARVLTAFDTPMLWANRPYGLRDDGLIATMEAVLERLPRGETRARLLTSIALELDGDDSGRGGLAAEEAVALARDLGGGEVLVHALNGLFNNRYRGAADVTAREEIGREMLALAERHSLGVYAALSHLSLHQNACCRLDFAASAELHARGVELARRYELPLLLNLSAWRGCLVLTLDGRFEEAAAQAAAVVQGMAGTSSFGAESAIAWCVRFAVMFAQDRLPELVEESELLWLNWPHGAACDAYALTLAAAGRAAEAREVFTRIPPIRRDYLFDLHMTIRALAAVAVGDAETAEDAYRLLLPYADGFVGTFTTAVAICPVPWVLGEAASFLGLPEAEGHYAHSAEVARRAGSEFWVRRSLARLP
- a CDS encoding cytidine deaminase is translated as MNPEDEKLIKLARATRARNGAEEGAAVRDETGRTYTASTVALPSLALTALQTAVAMAVASGAESLEAAVVVTPAGSPDIAAVRDLAQDAPVLVCALDGSVRETL